In Carassius gibelio isolate Cgi1373 ecotype wild population from Czech Republic chromosome B17, carGib1.2-hapl.c, whole genome shotgun sequence, a single window of DNA contains:
- the LOC127976660 gene encoding syntaxin-11-like, with protein sequence MRDRLVELGGVATKDHKEEDQVDSREDVDSGEFEQHAVVFEGEDIMEDVFREAQSIQKEITQLRMEVKRLGKQNTRFLTSVRRISSIKRDSNTIARNIKTKGENLYARIQKMDALCKELEEEHGAHSALVRMIRGQFISITSSFHEAMNEYNSAEMAQRDNCKTRIQRQAEIMGKEVTGEQIEEMIETGKWNVFSDDLLTDGRTARSALNEIENRHKELLELESRIRDIHDLFFQLALLVEEQGLMVDNIEANVYATQDFVAKATTQIKKAVKYKKKNPCRQLFCCCFPCCNK encoded by the coding sequence ATGAGAGACAGACTGGTAGAACTGGGAGGTGTTGCCACCAAAGACCACAAAGAGGAAGACCAAGTAGATAGCAGAGAAGATGTGGACAGTGGTGAATTTGAACAGCATGCGGTTGTGTTTGAGGGTGAGGACATCATGGAAGATGTTTTTAGAGAAGCCCAGTCCATCCAGAAAGAAATCACCCAACTCCGTATGGAAGTGAAGAGGCTGGGCAAGCAGAACACACGCTTTCTCACCTCCGTCAGACGCATTAGCAGCATCAAACGTGACTCCAACACGATCGCACGCAACATCAAAACCAAAGGAGAGAACCTGTATGCTCGGATACAGAAGATGGATGCACTTTGTAAAGAGTTGGAGGAGGAACACGGAGCCCATTCGGCTTTAGTGCGCATGATACGCGGTCAGTTCATCTCTATAACGAGTTCTTTTCACGAGGCCATGAACGAGTACAACAGCGCTGAAATGGCACAGAGGGACAACTGCAAGACTCGCATCCAAAGGCAAGCAGAGATCATGGGTAAAGAAGTGACTGGAGAACAAATCGAAGAGATGATCGAGACGGGCAAGTGGAACGTGTTCTCTGACGACTTGCTCACAGATGGGCGCACCGCTCGCTCAGCGCTCAACGAGATCGAGAATCGCCATAAGGAGCTTTTGGAGTTAGAGAGTCGCATCAGAGACATCCATGATCTGTTTTTCCAGCTGGCCTTACTGGTGGAGGAACAAGGGCTCATGGTGGACAACATTGAGGCCAATGTATATGCCACCCAAGACTTTGTGGCTAAAGCCACAACTCAGATAAAGAAGGCTGTCAAATACAAGAAGAAAAACCCTTGTCGACAGCTCTTCTGCTGCTGTTTTCCATGTTGCAATAAATGA